One Mycoplasmopsis caviae DNA segment encodes these proteins:
- the eno gene encoding phosphopyruvate hydratase produces the protein MSAIYKIHSREILDSRGNPTVQVEVWTEAGGYGLANVPSGASTGSKEALELRDQGTKYEKNWFGGRGVMTAVDHVNKDIAPKLLGMEVTDQRAIDMKMIKLDGTATKSKFGANAILGVSLAVARAAADELQIPLYRYIGGTNAHVLPLPMLNVMNGGAHASNTVDFQEFMIMPVGAKSIREALQMANKVFHNLAKLLKAAGHGTQVGDEGGFAPDCKSHEEVLDYLVQAIKVAGYKPATSGKDAVAIAMDAASSEVYNAESKKYVFKKLKKAIEEKRPGFEKLTNVKLEYTTDEMIEYYGSLISKYPIISIEDGLAEDDWAGFTKMTAKFGHQIQIVGDDLTVTNPKLLARAIKEKAMNAILIKLNQIGSLTETIDAINMAQKAGMACVVSHRSGETEDTTLADVAVALNTGQIKTGSMSRTDRIAKYNRLLMIEEELDGVEEFEGREAFYNIK, from the coding sequence ATGTCAGCAATTTACAAGATTCACTCACGCGAAATTTTAGACTCTCGTGGAAACCCAACAGTTCAAGTTGAAGTTTGAACAGAAGCTGGTGGATATGGTTTAGCTAATGTTCCATCAGGAGCAAGTACAGGTTCAAAAGAAGCACTTGAATTAAGAGATCAAGGAACTAAATATGAAAAGAACTGATTCGGTGGCAGAGGTGTTATGACTGCTGTTGATCATGTTAACAAAGATATTGCACCAAAATTATTAGGTATGGAAGTTACCGATCAACGTGCAATAGATATGAAAATGATCAAATTAGATGGCACAGCTACAAAATCAAAATTTGGTGCTAATGCTATTTTAGGTGTTTCATTAGCAGTTGCTAGAGCAGCAGCAGATGAATTACAAATTCCTCTATATAGATACATTGGTGGTACAAATGCACACGTATTGCCTTTACCTATGTTAAATGTTATGAATGGTGGAGCTCATGCATCAAACACAGTGGACTTCCAAGAATTCATGATTATGCCAGTTGGCGCTAAAAGCATTCGTGAAGCATTACAAATGGCAAACAAAGTATTCCACAACTTAGCTAAATTATTAAAAGCTGCTGGTCATGGAACACAAGTTGGTGATGAAGGTGGATTTGCACCAGATTGCAAGAGCCATGAAGAAGTTCTTGACTACCTTGTTCAAGCTATTAAAGTCGCAGGTTACAAACCAGCTACAAGTGGTAAAGATGCAGTTGCTATTGCTATGGATGCGGCTTCAAGTGAAGTTTATAATGCAGAAAGCAAAAAATATGTATTCAAAAAACTTAAAAAAGCCATTGAAGAAAAGCGTCCAGGTTTTGAAAAACTTACAAATGTTAAACTTGAATACACAACAGACGAAATGATTGAATACTATGGTTCATTAATTTCTAAATATCCAATTATTTCAATCGAAGATGGTCTTGCAGAAGATGACTGAGCCGGATTTACAAAAATGACAGCTAAATTTGGACACCAAATTCAAATTGTTGGTGATGACTTAACTGTTACAAACCCTAAGTTATTAGCACGTGCTATTAAAGAAAAAGCAATGAATGCTATCTTAATCAAATTAAACCAAATTGGTTCATTAACAGAAACTATTGATGCTATTAATATGGCTCAAAAAGCTGGAATGGCTTGTGTTGTTTCACACCGTTCAGGTGAAACAGAAGACACAACATTAGCTGATGTTGCTGTTGCATTAAACACAGGACAAATCAAAACTGGTTCAATGTCACGTACAGATAGAATTGCAAAATACAATCGTCTATTAATGATTGAAGAAGAATTAGATGGCGTTGAAGAATTCGAAGGTCGTGAAGCATTCTACAACATTAAATAA
- a CDS encoding PQ-loop domain-containing transporter, whose product MNFLRSFFAIKDSVNDGVSVFIAIVGIIACVATISVSIPQLIYLLKRKKTGKVKFYSFWIFFVALCSWIIFGSFTGKDAKMAAVVYANIFCAYVYCVLLFFMYKYDEKIIRNKRKWIVLSITLSLTTICLVVGLIGLYFKKKDGSTLNFDDNTTAILSQIVPVMTTFAFLPQILKTFEKRDIEGLSIGLILMFVLTNIFWIVYWFSLIIAEGRLTPALTSTLLWQVLSLLIYTSQLSMMINIIKSHKKNMENQTNQDQNNMTIVDQNNYKTGVN is encoded by the coding sequence ATGAATTTTTTACGTAGTTTTTTTGCTATCAAAGACAGTGTTAATGATGGAGTTAGTGTCTTTATAGCAATTGTTGGAATAATTGCGTGCGTTGCTACAATTAGCGTATCAATTCCGCAATTAATTTATTTATTAAAAAGAAAGAAAACAGGAAAGGTTAAATTTTATTCATTTTGAATTTTCTTTGTTGCATTATGCAGTTGAATAATTTTTGGTTCATTTACTGGAAAAGATGCAAAAATGGCTGCTGTGGTTTATGCCAATATTTTTTGTGCTTATGTTTATTGTGTACTCTTATTTTTTATGTACAAATATGATGAAAAAATTATCAGAAACAAACGAAAGTGAATCGTTTTGAGTATAACCTTAAGCTTAACAACAATTTGTTTAGTTGTTGGATTAATTGGCCTATACTTCAAAAAGAAAGATGGAAGCACTCTAAATTTTGATGATAATACAACAGCAATATTGTCTCAAATAGTACCAGTAATGACTACTTTTGCATTTTTGCCACAAATTTTAAAAACATTTGAGAAAAGAGATATTGAAGGGCTATCAATAGGCTTAATTCTAATGTTTGTTTTAACTAACATTTTCTGAATTGTTTATTGATTTTCACTTATTATTGCTGAGGGTAGACTAACACCTGCACTAACCTCAACACTATTGTGGCAAGTGCTTTCATTATTAATATACACTTCGCAATTGTCAATGATGATCAACATTATAAAATCACATAAAAAAAATATGGAAAACCAAACTAACCAAGATCAAAATAACATGACAATTGTTGACCAAAACAACTATAAAACAGGGGTTAACTAA
- a CDS encoding aspartate--ammonia ligase: protein MYKSKLNIKETQLAIQDLKFAFTKKLNKELHLTRVSAPLFVATNTKLNDGLNGEEPVSFVPKNFGEKVEIVHSLAKWKRYALKKYNFNTYEGIWTDMNAIRKEEDLDYLHSYYVDQWDWELIIKNEDRNLEFLKKIVNTIFKCIRHVEYKLLIDFPQLNQKLPENVTFISSKELYNLYPNLSPEERESEFVKKHKAIFIYEIGYPLSDGKPQSKRAYDYDDWKLNGDLIVYDAVNDKALEISSMGIRVDKKSLLEQAKFCKINSDAFKEYHNNIINEVSPLTIGGGIGQSRLSMFLLEKKHIGEVQVGIWPQDLIKKLEDEGIFLL from the coding sequence ATGTACAAAAGTAAATTAAACATTAAAGAAACTCAATTAGCAATACAAGATTTAAAGTTTGCATTCACCAAAAAATTAAATAAAGAACTCCATTTAACTAGGGTTTCTGCCCCTTTATTTGTAGCAACAAATACTAAACTTAATGATGGTTTAAATGGTGAAGAACCCGTTTCATTTGTGCCTAAAAACTTTGGTGAAAAAGTTGAAATAGTTCACTCTCTTGCTAAATGAAAAAGATATGCATTAAAAAAATACAACTTTAATACCTATGAAGGTATTTGAACTGATATGAATGCTATTAGAAAAGAAGAGGACCTTGATTATTTACACTCATATTATGTTGATCAATGAGATTGAGAACTAATTATTAAAAATGAAGACAGAAATCTTGAATTTCTTAAAAAAATAGTTAATACTATTTTTAAATGTATTCGTCACGTTGAATACAAACTCTTAATTGATTTTCCACAACTTAATCAAAAACTACCAGAAAATGTAACTTTTATTAGTAGCAAAGAATTATACAATCTATATCCAAACTTAAGCCCTGAAGAAAGAGAAAGCGAATTTGTTAAAAAACATAAAGCAATCTTCATTTATGAAATTGGTTATCCGCTTTCTGATGGAAAACCTCAATCTAAACGGGCTTATGATTATGATGATTGGAAACTAAATGGAGACTTAATTGTTTATGATGCAGTTAATGATAAAGCATTAGAAATATCATCAATGGGTATTAGAGTCGACAAAAAATCACTACTTGAACAAGCAAAATTTTGCAAAATTAATTCTGATGCTTTTAAAGAGTATCACAACAATATAATTAATGAAGTTTCTCCACTAACTATCGGTGGTGGGATTGGTCAAAGCAGACTTTCAATGTTTTTATTAGAGAAGAAACACATAGGTGAAGTTCAAGTTGGGATTTGACCTCAAGATTTAATAAAGAAACTAGAAGATGAAGGAATATTCTTGCTTTAG
- a CDS encoding glycosyltransferase family 2 protein, with product MNLPKVSLLIPCHNISSHRFFSLKEAVKIKYPNLEILVLNDYSTDNTLEILNDFSKRDERIRVIDLKDYHEHIGLGFNRDFLINQAQGEYVLFLDDDDKIYPSVFDSFAKNYQKGLELIRYKYVVNIPLNKSGTIRMNAPYFKNKNIDWNDPKSTFINTLSFSWGVFIKKQFYLDICKKYNEKFDLHIFEDQRFMLFLYLNCQKYKYVNKVLIKYLLRPNSLVMKIENVNKIVGNVIWQYDEFFKKIAKFNLLNEQDFDLMKSNTLYQLKTFFWMLLRTNKKNKKCEVQEFLVTKLKEYITKYKIREPYKLSFVCKVLYKIFSHKLLSTKNIKR from the coding sequence ATGAATTTACCAAAAGTTAGTTTACTTATTCCATGTCACAATATTTCAAGCCATCGCTTCTTTTCACTAAAAGAAGCAGTTAAAATTAAGTATCCAAATCTTGAAATACTTGTTTTAAATGATTATTCTACTGACAACACGTTAGAGATTCTTAATGATTTTTCGAAAAGAGATGAAAGAATAAGAGTTATTGATTTAAAGGATTATCATGAGCATATTGGTTTAGGATTCAATCGTGATTTTTTAATCAATCAAGCCCAAGGTGAATATGTTTTATTCCTAGATGACGATGATAAAATATATCCAAGTGTTTTTGATAGTTTTGCTAAAAACTATCAAAAAGGTTTAGAACTAATTCGCTATAAATATGTTGTTAATATTCCATTAAATAAGAGTGGAACAATTAGAATGAATGCACCTTATTTTAAAAATAAAAACATAGACTGAAATGATCCAAAATCAACTTTTATTAACACTTTATCTTTTTCTTGAGGGGTATTCATTAAAAAGCAATTTTATTTAGATATATGCAAAAAATATAATGAAAAATTTGACCTACATATCTTTGAAGATCAAAGATTTATGCTTTTTCTATATTTAAACTGCCAAAAATATAAGTATGTTAATAAAGTTCTAATTAAATATTTATTAAGACCGAATTCGCTTGTAATGAAAATAGAAAATGTAAATAAAATTGTTGGTAATGTAATATGGCAGTATGATGAATTTTTTAAAAAAATAGCGAAGTTTAATTTGCTAAATGAGCAGGATTTTGATTTAATGAAGTCTAACACACTTTACCAATTAAAAACATTTTTTTGAATGCTTCTTCGCACAAACAAAAAAAACAAGAAATGTGAAGTTCAGGAATTTCTTGTTACTAAATTAAAAGAATATATTACAAAATATAAAATTAGAGAGCCATATAAATTAAGTTTTGTTTGCAAAGTACTTTACAAAATATTTTCACATAAATTGCTTTCAACCAAAAATATTAAGAGATAA
- a CDS encoding lysylphosphatidylglycerol synthase transmembrane domain-containing protein, which yields MANNPILNKWNKNSSDDDEFVKKLLTFGLKKEKQDIDSAFSRPLRFISNKVIAKLGVGSHLINDYTVTALGHAFCDVMNEVHKQNSEFRIFLVNDNSFHSLLYINILARIFDEKGFKSHIFEKNGSYPSVLKNLAAKEDNCQAIISIENFKGLKNIMQISFNWGDGRPFNHVDVARILFKLNSVNYLNLDIPNQGISFRYNHSPLDYSKEIYKRYLPLFKDLKDKDLKFGIDISQISTTNFYLDILKRLHIEYVDTNRKKDAFNINADNPDCLRRIYWKTLFKKTNANFSISHDGSGVNLSIRHKKVFKYFKPDEIAALYLNFLLEDDQTFDKTNLTNSYIIKSLGVGTLTSQIALKHNIHVEETSKVSEIWEISKRNSDKNLIFAFTRFSQFSPFNRLFNGFDANLFMLELIRMIIFYKDKNLSLYDVLQKIYDNYGLHHVVSKNFTLDDEMASRFIKRIIKSEAIGNHKIVNLKEYKNTAIVNNNVHLKLYFEGGNSLTVKYSIMEKEFSVDCEVVAKSNTQDDHTKLIILERELMDGILELKEDFKIRKVTPWTFIKWFIFISMFIGVIVFLYFTIYNFKDDNFFGTNGNIGEMFRIMWIVIFENNKTRISFLTIALSFFIWALFNTIIFKRLLDFQGQKVRWNDIIISSLIATIVQNVTPKSIGGDLATYWYLRRKGIKRPVLLPAIVTNTFLWQVGNIFTTLLFLPFGIWFYQDLLSNISNPQVKIFYVFFIIGLITDSTFAALFFALAFNKKIQNWLLKIFIGFLEWLPFVKIYDPLLVKAKHEYEFYEMRQGMKKTFRKWYQFGEVFIWKMLPTFLSPMALFMKATGTLKPDLTGGWYFNVLVSNTLIKIGNSVSITPGGQGTNELFTNLIYNSIMKERIWNFKGEKISLSSIGSAKLMTSIGSIWGTVLGSIISAIFLILVFIGEKRVDVYQTKEKNLRLIQNDNVSITTRTKTRFYKISFTIYAIIILALSILVLCPLLGSYA from the coding sequence ATGGCAAATAATCCAATATTAAACAAATGAAACAAAAATTCATCAGATGATGATGAATTTGTTAAAAAGTTGTTAACTTTTGGTCTCAAAAAAGAGAAACAAGATATTGATTCAGCTTTTTCAAGGCCACTTCGTTTTATTTCTAATAAAGTTATTGCTAAACTTGGGGTAGGTAGCCACCTAATTAATGATTATACGGTTACAGCACTTGGTCATGCTTTTTGTGATGTTATGAATGAAGTTCATAAACAAAACAGCGAATTTAGAATTTTTTTAGTAAATGATAACTCATTTCACTCATTACTCTATATAAATATTTTGGCTCGTATTTTTGATGAAAAAGGCTTTAAATCACATATTTTTGAAAAAAACGGTTCATATCCAAGTGTGCTTAAAAATTTAGCAGCCAAGGAAGATAATTGTCAAGCTATTATTAGTATTGAAAATTTTAAAGGGCTTAAAAACATAATGCAAATAAGCTTCAATTGAGGCGATGGAAGACCTTTTAATCATGTTGACGTAGCACGAATTTTATTCAAGTTAAACTCGGTGAATTATCTAAATCTTGATATTCCAAATCAAGGTATTAGTTTTAGATATAATCATAGCCCTCTAGATTATAGTAAAGAAATTTACAAAAGATATTTACCTTTATTTAAAGACTTAAAAGATAAGGATTTAAAATTTGGTATTGATATTTCTCAAATTTCAACAACAAATTTTTATCTTGATATTTTAAAAAGACTTCATATTGAATATGTTGATACAAATAGAAAAAAAGATGCTTTTAACATAAATGCTGATAATCCAGATTGCTTGCGTAGAATTTATTGAAAAACATTATTCAAGAAAACAAATGCAAATTTTTCAATTAGCCATGATGGTTCAGGTGTTAACTTATCAATAAGACATAAAAAAGTATTTAAGTATTTTAAACCCGATGAAATAGCTGCACTTTATTTAAATTTTTTACTAGAGGATGACCAAACCTTTGATAAAACTAATCTAACAAATAGTTATATTATTAAATCACTTGGTGTCGGTACACTAACAAGTCAGATTGCACTAAAACATAATATTCATGTTGAAGAAACTTCAAAAGTTTCTGAAATTTGAGAAATTTCAAAAAGAAACAGCGACAAAAATCTTATTTTTGCCTTTACAAGGTTTAGCCAGTTTTCACCTTTTAACAGACTTTTCAATGGTTTTGATGCCAATTTATTTATGTTAGAACTTATAAGAATGATTATTTTTTATAAGGATAAAAACCTTTCGTTATATGATGTTTTGCAAAAAATTTATGACAATTATGGACTTCATCATGTTGTAAGTAAAAACTTTACACTAGATGACGAAATGGCTTCAAGATTTATTAAGAGAATTATTAAATCTGAGGCAATTGGTAACCACAAAATTGTTAATCTTAAAGAATATAAAAATACAGCCATTGTTAATAATAATGTACATCTTAAACTTTATTTTGAAGGTGGTAATTCATTAACAGTTAAATATTCGATTATGGAAAAAGAATTCTCAGTTGATTGTGAAGTAGTTGCAAAAAGTAACACACAAGATGATCATACAAAATTAATTATTCTTGAAAGAGAGTTAATGGACGGGATTTTAGAATTAAAGGAAGATTTTAAAATTCGTAAAGTAACGCCTTGAACATTTATTAAATGATTTATCTTTATTTCAATGTTTATTGGAGTTATAGTTTTTCTTTATTTTACAATCTATAATTTTAAAGATGACAATTTCTTTGGAACAAATGGTAACATAGGCGAGATGTTCCGTATTATGTGAATTGTTATTTTTGAAAACAACAAAACACGAATTTCGTTTCTAACAATTGCACTTTCATTTTTTATATGAGCCTTATTTAATACTATTATCTTCAAACGGCTTTTGGATTTCCAAGGACAAAAAGTCCGCTGAAATGACATTATTATTAGTTCATTAATTGCAACAATTGTGCAAAATGTTACACCTAAATCAATTGGCGGTGATTTAGCAACTTATTGATATTTAAGAAGAAAAGGAATTAAGCGACCAGTATTACTACCTGCAATAGTTACTAACACTTTCTTATGACAGGTTGGCAATATCTTTACAACGTTATTGTTTTTACCTTTTGGAATTTGATTTTATCAAGATCTTCTATCAAATATTTCAAATCCACAAGTAAAAATATTCTATGTATTCTTTATTATCGGGCTTATAACAGATTCAACATTTGCCGCTTTATTCTTCGCATTAGCTTTTAACAAAAAGATTCAAAACTGATTGCTTAAAATTTTTATAGGATTTCTTGAATGATTACCGTTTGTAAAAATTTATGATCCACTTTTAGTTAAAGCTAAACATGAATATGAATTTTATGAAATGCGTCAAGGAATGAAAAAGACATTTAGGAAATGATATCAATTTGGAGAAGTCTTTATTTGAAAAATGTTACCAACATTCCTTTCACCTATGGCATTATTTATGAAAGCAACAGGAACACTAAAACCTGATCTAACAGGTGGTTGATACTTTAATGTTCTTGTTTCAAATACATTAATTAAAATAGGTAATTCAGTAAGTATAACCCCAGGTGGTCAGGGGACAAATGAACTCTTTACAAACCTAATTTATAATTCAATTATGAAGGAAAGAATTTGAAATTTTAAAGGAGAAAAAATTTCATTAAGTTCAATTGGTAGTGCTAAATTAATGACAAGTATTGGTTCAATTTGAGGTACAGTCTTAGGATCAATAATTTCAGCAATCTTCTTAATCCTAGTTTTTATTGGAGAAAAAAGAGTTGATGTATATCAAACTAAGGAAAAGAATTTACGTTTAATTCAAAATGATAACGTTTCAATTACAACACGAACTAAAACAAGATTTTATAAAATTTCCTTTACAATTTACGCAATTATAATTCTAGCATTATCAATATTAGTATTATGCCCTTTATTAGGCTCATATGCATAA